The Sorangiineae bacterium MSr11367 genome window below encodes:
- the rbfA gene encoding 30S ribosome-binding factor RbfA, translated as MAAEVKRATRVAEGIREELANLLARKVRDPRVAGVVVSRVTVTDDLRNAKVYVRLLDLVERDEARQKELMIGLKSAAGMLRSSITKELSLRVAPELRFYYDEAVEKQQKVDELLAEIERDARSK; from the coding sequence ATGGCCGCTGAAGTGAAACGGGCGACCCGCGTCGCCGAAGGGATCCGCGAGGAATTGGCGAACCTGCTCGCGCGCAAGGTGCGCGATCCGCGGGTGGCCGGGGTCGTGGTGTCGCGCGTGACCGTGACCGACGATCTGCGCAATGCGAAGGTTTACGTGCGGCTGCTCGATCTGGTGGAGCGCGACGAGGCGCGGCAGAAGGAGCTCATGATCGGCTTGAAGAGCGCCGCTGGTATGCTGCGTTCGTCCATTACGAAGGAGCTCAGTTTGCGTGTCGCGCCCGAGCTTCGCTTCTATTACGACGAGGCCGTGGAGAAGCAGCAGAAGGTGGACGAGCTTCTCGCCGAGATCGAACGCGACGCGCGCTCGAAGTAG
- a CDS encoding DUF503 domain-containing protein: MFVGVLRLTFHIPHARSLKEKRSVVRKFRDRVRARFDVSIAEVDAQDLLQRAVFGVSVVSGDAAVCDSVMSQVARAAETQEDAVLTEHATEIITVGEDLYPGGDDGR, encoded by the coding sequence GTGTTCGTCGGTGTTTTACGGCTCACGTTCCACATTCCGCACGCACGCTCGCTCAAAGAAAAGCGCAGCGTCGTGCGGAAGTTCCGGGACCGCGTCCGCGCCCGGTTCGACGTATCCATCGCCGAGGTCGACGCGCAGGATTTGCTCCAGCGCGCGGTCTTCGGCGTGAGCGTCGTTTCGGGCGATGCCGCCGTGTGCGACTCGGTGATGTCCCAAGTAGCGCGCGCCGCGGAGACGCAAGAGGACGCGGTGCTCACGGAGCACGCGACGGAGATCATCACGGTGGGGGAGGATTTGTACCCAGGAGGCGACGATGGCCGCTGA